In Oryzias latipes chromosome 6, ASM223467v1, the sequence CTGACTAAAATCCTGGATCTGAAACCGCTGAACTCCAGTCAGCTAAAAGCGAAAACTCTTACTCAGGAAAGCGTGATTATCACGGGAAAGACTGATGCTGGAACAGGATTCAACGCTAAACGCGGAAGTCGGGGGCGGAGCTAACGTGTTTTTGTCCCAACTGAGCCACCGTACACAGAGGAGTGTATttatatcaattttttttaaggtaaacaCATAGTTAtagtcaatgaaaaaaaaactttagtgaaaatatttttgacttaaaaaagacaaaaaaataaaataagtcattaaaaataccatttttttttaatattgactGGACTACACTTCCCAAAAAATTAGTTTGTGTTACTATggcaactgttctttttttgttccgGGTTTAGGAACCAAAgtatctgctttgttttttgctaCCTAAATTTCAAACGGCAAAAATGGGTAACATTAAAATTATGCGACCAACGGCAACACGAGACAGTGAAAGTTAGAGGTTGTGGGTTTTCTGCAGTACGGTGAAACTTTGCAATGGCTGGGCGCCGCTGATGCGCGGGAGTTTTCAAACTGGGCGAGTCCACAGACCGTGGGTCCGTTTAAAGAGGATGCTAATCTGTGTGCTACTTAGCCACGGTTAGCTTCGTACATTTCTTACTTTACAGTGTTGTTAAATGCTTGCAACGTTACGTTAGACgcgtttctatttttttaaatattatttcgtgTAGCCATTTATGTTTCAACATGTACTTAGATAAACAGAATGCCACACGTAGTTTTAGCTAACTGGAGCCGCATCTTCAGATAGCCTTGTTTGTTGGTAGCGTTTGTTTTAACGCGTTCAAATAGGAGGATGTCCAGCtagacaaaatacattttttatcttcAATCAGGTAATACGTTACATTGGTTAGCTTCTACCTTCACCTGTGTGAGGTGACGCTCATTGTTTTTACCAATACTAGTAGTTAACCTTTGACACTAGCACGTAGCTCAGCTGGTGACTGAAGAAAAACATAGTCTAGACTGCTGTGTTTGAAAGGCAGGATAGCCACCTTATTCCTGTTTTGCTTCTCTTTTCCCAGCCCACCAGCAAGTTTTGCAGCATGTCCATAGACTTTGACAGTGCTGCTCTCCAAACTCAGCATGATGATGAAGAATATGACCAAGAGGACTACGCAAGGGAGCAAGAGGTGACATAATAATGTGAAAGCTAACCTCATTTGTGAGATGTAAAGGGTGGATGAAAACTAGATCAACAAAAGCATCGGACTGCATCTTTAAAATCAAGGGAGCAAGAGGTGATATAAAATGATAATATGAAAGCTAACCTCATTTGTTAGATATTAAGGGTGGGTGAAAATAAGATCAACAAAAGCATCGGACTGCATCTTTAAAATCATATTCAAACTGTCATTTATTTCTCACGCCTCAATCTGTTGAGCCATGACTGTGAGCTATTATTGGCTCCAGGGAGGACCTCCTTTCAGGTGTGTCATAAGCTTAAACAAGCTCTGCTGTCTCTATTTAAGTTATTTGGCCTCTCATGCCTGACCCCACTACACGgaacaaagcagaaatgctttaGCTAAAATTGTAATGAATTTGGCAGGACTCtgcaagtttattttgaaattttagcCCAATTTCAAGCAAGCCAGTGAAGTGGGAAATGTTGACCACCAGTAATCGGAATGTTTCTGCTCCAGTTAACCTTGCTATATGTTTGGTCTGAACAATGGAGTTCTTTTTGGAGCAAAACAGAGGAATAACACAGGGAGCTGACGGCATGCCAGGCAGGttttgaatatttccagcaGAAGGTCATCTCTCCAGACACTCAGACTGCTGATGGTTGTGTTAGAGCTCGTGCAGAAGAAGAGTTGTCTCTGTagtcagttttttaaatttataattgCACAAATGGGTCCTTCTATTGTGGAAGCTGTGGATGATTTGAGGACCATTCAACAATCCTTGTGGGAAGTAAGTCCAGCAGACACTGCTTGTTTAATCGTCTCTTTTTTTCCAGCACAGAGAGAagctattttaaacaaaatcttcTCAATAGTTGGTCTTATACAGAACTTTATTGCAAATAATGATTAACCAGTAACGGTTTCACATTGTTGAGAAGCTGTTAGTGGAGGTTGAGGCTTGTATCTCCCTTTCTTAGCTCATCAAGTATAAACAATCAtaattcaaatgtttaaaaatacaaaataaatcaaaatattattattttgctgTAGTTACAGTGTAACTTCAAATGAGCTTTTATGAAAATATGAGTTTAACTGCTGCTTCAGTGTGATTGATCTTGTGCAAATATAAAAGCAGCTTCTGTGCCTGTCATTGATTACCTCCgtgtgctttagtttttcaaccTGTGTTACTTTATAACTCTGTTGCTTGGCAACCTCAGTGACTCATATCTGTGctgtgttttctctgcagttGCACCAGCTGCTCACAGACCTGCCTGATGACATGCTGGAGGACAGCGTGGACTCCTCCTCCCCTGAGCTGGAGTGCTCCACCTACAGCAATAAAAACGCAGCCAACAGGTAAATGCATGCGGTGGACACATTAGTGCCACCGATTAAAGGTAAATTGCTCTGTTGTTTGATGCATGTTTGGTTTTTCAGCCCACGGGCTCAGTGGAACCAGCAGTGGTCAGatcacacccacacacaggTAAGACCTCACTTTTCCCTCTTGATAGATTTTTGCTTTCACCAATTAAACAAAAGATGAAATTatcattttgttactttttgGAGAACTTTGAGGATGACTATGATGGAAGCTCGCATGGTGATTATGCCTATAAAGATGGAGTAGCTGATATTAATGGGCATCACAGTCAAAATCAGCCCCTGCCTCATACCTGGACTCAGGAACATCAGTTTGGACCGGAGGATTATGAATACACAAACCGATGTACAGAGAACGAGGATTTTCCCATTCACTTTGAGCCGCAGTCAGCCCcggaaagaactgaaaatcaCATGGAATATAATGGAGTAGAGGACTACACAGATGAGCACAACTCCAGAAACCTCTTTCAAGTAAGTGATCAACAAAGAGAGGCTGCTGAGGTGGCTTGTCAAACAGATGAGACTGAAGTCAACGGTGTGATGATTTCTGCCGAAGATAAAATATACTCAACATGTGTGAATATATTTTTACCCTTTGGAGATCTTAGTTACAGTTTGTCtgtgtttctgaaaacaaacaaaataacaaggttttttttatttttaccagcaGTCAGTGGAGCTTAGTTCTATCTTTTTGAGTGAATTACAAGTAATCTCAGTTGTTAAATTATACAAAGATTTAGGAAATTATATCTAcaaacataacataaaaaatgaaatgatgccAAAAATGCTCATAATGTTTCAATATATAAgcttttctcatatttttttgtggaaaaaatggagAAGAAAGTAAAATGATGCCTATTGAAAACTGAAGTTTTTATGGGTAAATGTTTTACAATATATCTTtaaattatttgtaattttctcccattttttttaaaatatttttctgtgtttttttgacaaaatttgAAATGTGAGCAGGAGGATCAGCGTCTAAATCAGTATAAGGTCGGCTACAATCCACAGCATCCCGCCCATCTACCAAAGATGTTGAACTCTCAGTCCGctcagcaagaaggcccctatGACCAGCTGCAGAGACAGCTCCTGGATAAAACCCAACGTGAGTCTTGCAAAAGTTATTATTTAGAAATTAGGCTTCTGTGTGTGTTATCtgcttttctatattttttgcGTTTGTTCATAGTTTTCTGgtatggatttgtgtttcatAAGTTTTAGTCTCTGCTCTTGTACTTTCGTCTTTTTTGTTGCGATGAGTAGCTGGGATAAATGCGAACCTGGTGTAATTTAGAAAGTAGAATGTTCTGCAGGAGTTTGATGCTTCTGACtagatcaaataaaataaagggtaaacattataaacaaagtGGCAGAAATAGTAGAGagtcttgtttttctgtctctaaGGCTGGATTTTTCTAACTAGAAAATATGTGTCAAACTTTTGGTAAATCTCAGGCAGCCCCTGAAATGTAGTCCCAGTTTTACTAACTAAACTTTAGTTTTTACTAAGTAAAATCTAGATTAGTGTTAGTTTATATGTCAAAGAATTTTAGGTAATTGCATGTGATTAAAACCGCTCACAGTCAGACGTCTGATCTGCAAAAGATATAGAGATAGAGAAGTTCAAACCAAGACTTTTGGCGCTTTAAAGCTCTTGTAAGTAAATGAAAACGACCTCAATCGCAGTGCTCATAAGGCCAGACAGTTGCAGATAAAGTTCTCTGAAAAGATCGCCTGTCGGGTTAGTTATAGTTCTTCACACAGTATTCAAAAAATTGTAGGAAGTTATTGTGTTGATTAAGActtatttctttttactttttagaaaatgcggatcaggagcagatttctCAGCTTCAGATTTTGAACAAAGCTCAACAAAGACAGATTGAAGACATGGAGCGGAAGCTGGAGGATTCCCGCCGGAGTCTGCGATACCTGGAGCATCAGTTTGCAATTGTCAAGGGTACGTTTTACACATGGATATAGGTTTAATTATCACTTTATGCTATATACTATTATAGTAACCTATATATTGGAGGAAGATATTTCCATTGAATCTAAGGTTGTTATTTAAAATATGAGATTTCCTGGGAAACCTTTATGTTATTAGTGGAATTCTTCTCTGATAAGACCAGTTGTTTGTCTTCCAGTTTCTTCTTCACGTACATCTTTTCCTTGTTGTTATGCAAATTTTGGAATGGTATCTTACATTTTCCTCTTGAATAACAGATGAAAAGGACGGCCTTGCAGTCAGTCTAAAGGAATCGAGTCGACTGGTTGAACAGGCCAAAGACAGAGAGGCTCAGATGCAGAAAAAGCTAACAGCAGTGGAGCAGCAATTACAGACCCTCAATGAGCGAGACCAGGAGGTAAACACCGTCTTTTATCTTTATAGTTATTTCAATTGGTATTGTTCatactgcatttatttttttcctgtgttgGCAGAACGTAAAGAAACTGGGGATGGCAGACGCAGCTGTGGACAGCATGAAGCAGCAGATGCTGGAGCTTTGTCGCACTGATACCCTGTCCAGAGTGCGGGAGCAACATGACAGAGACATCACCGTcctgaaggagcagcacaacGCAGCACTGCTAGCACTGCAGCAGAATCTAGACTCGGCCTCTCGGGCTCTGAGCGAGCAGGTCTGCAGTTTTATCAAGCTGGACATTCATTTACCTCAATCAGACGTTATTTACGGTATAcgtgatttatttattgttgtttttctgatgcCTTCAGATTGATGCTGGTCAGAGGTTACGAGAGCAGGTGAAGCAGCTGGAGCGCCAAAGAGAAGACGAGCAAGTGGAGAGGGCTGGAGTCGTTAATTCTCTTACTCAGCGCCTGGAGGAAAGCCAGCAGCAGTGTGCCAGGCTGCTTCAGACAAGTGAGTGAAGAAGGAAGCAAGTAGTCGGTGTGTTCTGTTTACTTCCCTCTCACcggtgaacctttttttctgcagattcaGTTCAGGAGATGAAACAAATGGAAATCAAGCTGCAGCAGGCTCAGTCTTCCAAAGCACTGAGTGAAAACATGAACAAAGCTTTACAggtttgctcctgatttatcTGCCACTAAATCCACTCAAAGAGCCTCACCTTGAAGATCTACAGCATGCGATCAAAGTGTTTAATCTCCACGGAcatctgtgtgtgactgtgtgtcaTTTGCTTTTAAGACAGACAGTCTGGCGGACAGACACTAGTGGCAATGTGGCCGTCCTTGAACGCTGCATTAACCTTTTGAGTGTAAATAAAACCCTGCAGCTTAAACTGTGTTTGTTCTTGTCTTAAAGGAGGACATGGCTGATCTGAAGGAGCAGATCACTCTGTATGAATctgctgtgaaacatggagTTGTGGCGCTAGACCTCAGCAGTGAGTGGGACCATCATCTGTCCGAATCCTGTTTGGATTTGGGATTTAAGAAGGCAAAACGGAAGAATGGGATCCTTCACAGGTGTTCTATCATCACTCCCCTGTCTCCATCTGCTTCTGCTCTGTCTGAGCCTGTGGGCTTTCATCTGAAATCCAAatgaaattttttcttttcaccttCCCTGTAGTGTTGTGGCCCAGCAAGCAGATTCCAAGCTGCCCAAGGACGAGGCTTTAAGGCTTCTGCGGGCGGAGATGCAGCGCTGTCTGGGGTGCTTAAAGGGGAAGCGGCAGAAGATTGGTCAGCTGCAGGAGGAACTCCAGCAGCGCCAGGCTCAAGTTAACCAGCTGCAGACGGAGTTGGAGGAAGCAAAGCTTAACTCTGCTGTGAGAACTCCTTAAATCTATTTCTGTTAAACCATGTTACGTGCAGTTCCTAAAATATTaagaataaaaagcattttagtaTAAAAGGTCAATTATTGTAAACCATTTCTGTGAAAAGGGGAAAGAAAGCCAGATGAAGACGATGAGGACTCCGGACACTCAGGATTTAATTAAGCTACAGGAAGAAAAGCGGTGCctgcaggagcagctggaggtcagatacatttgtattattgctgtttgttttgtttgaattgTAATTTAAAGTCTTTCCAACGTGCAGCTTcttgaaaagcaaaacaaggaGCTGAAACTGAGCGAAGAAAAGGTAAAGTGTGCCAACACTGAACTGTGCACCAAAATGAGGCAAATGATCCAGGAGCTGGACCAGGAAAAGCAAGAAGCAGCAGAACGGTAATTCCAAGGAGACAAGAACATAAAGTTCtgaacataaagttcaaaaggATTATAAGCTACGTCtgcctttaatgtttttaaggtCTGAGCGGATTAATCAGCAGTATCGGGATGATGTGGTGAACCGGCTCAGAACCGAACTGGTGCAGGAACATGAAGCTCAGGTTGAAGAGCTGACTGCACTTCACCAGCAGCAGGTTCAGCAGCTCCAGTAAGACCTCTGCTCCTGTTGTTGAACCCTGCTGTGGATTCAAACCATGCGCGTCTTACTCCTGTGTCTGTTGTCTTCACAGAAAGCAGCTGTCAGAAATCAACGACAAAATGTTAGCCGTGCAGGAGTGTTACATATCCGTCTGCAGAGAGAAGAGCTTGCTTGAAGACACAATCAGCAACACGCAGAAGGAGAAGGAGACTGAAATCCAGCAGCTAGTGGACTCTCGTGTGGCTTTAGTTGAAGCTGAGTGGAAGGCGAAACATCATGAGgttcattatttaaaacataaaaaataacctTCAACCTTTATCAATAGTAATAAATATtgtcaaatgtgtttttcttttctcttcttggCAGATTGAGAAGGCCTGGACTAAGAAGCTGAAGGACTCTAAAGATCAACAAAGAGAGGCTGCTGAGGTGGCTTGTCAAACAGATGAGACTGAAGTCAACGGTGTGACGAGTTCTGCCGAAGTGCTGGACTCCAGGCTCACTGCCCAGAGACAGCAGCTCCAACTGGAAGCTGACAGAGTGCAACGGCAAGCTGTGGAGGATGCCAGGAAACACGTCCAGAGAGAGCTGCAAAAGAAGCACCTGCAGGACATGGCAAAGCAGGTCAGGGGAGACGCTCTAATCTCAGTTTAGTTTTCCTGATCTCTCAGTAGAAGGAAGCATTTACCACTGAACTTGGTAAAGATGATTTCCAGCCATTCCCACACACGGCCATGCCTCTGTCATGATTGTTGTAAGTCAaggcgcttttattttgaaggatctgatgttttgtttttttggctcatTGTTGTGGGTCAGGTTGAAGGAGCTGTAACTCGTGCTTATAATCGCTGGATCGAGGATCTGCCTTCTTTACCTGAATACAAAGCCCGTCTGCAAGCAGAAAAGGAAAAGTGGGAAATGTCGCAGGAAAAACTCAGAAAGCAGAGAGTatgacatgtttttattgataACTAAGTTGAaattgtgtatgtttttttctttgatgatgATTATTTTATGTTCCTGTAACTTGTTGCATTTCAGCTGTCCCAGGCTCTGAAGGATACAGAGGAGCAGGGGCACAGGGACCAGCCGGAGCAGCACAGCTCTGGAGCCAAGAGGGTGGAGGAGCTTCAAGAGGAGATGGGGGTTCTCAAGAGTCAACTAGAAGACGCAGCAACGGAGCACGCTGCCCTGCTGAAAGCTGAGCTGGCCGCAGCCAGAGCGGCCTGGAACAGAGACAAACAGCAGGAGATCTCCATCATCCAGGCCTGCAGCGAGCAGGCGTGTCAGTCTAAGCTGCAGGAGCAAAGCACGAGGATGGAGCAGGCTCTGCAGCAGGCCCGAGAGGACGCTGAGCTCCAGAAGAAAGAGCTGCTCCTACAGATGGAGGCCAGACTTGAGCAGACATTGAGGGCGCGAGAGGAAGAGTGGAGATGCCAGCTCTCAGAGAGGAAGACACTCCAGCAGATGAGAGCAGAGTTTCTTGCAGAACTTCAGTCTGGACTTGCAGAAGTTCACAACAGACTCTTTGAAACCACTAAAACGGATCGGGAAGAGACTGACAGCAGAACCAGTGGATCCACCTCAGAGGCGACCATAACCTGCATCATTGAAGCCTCCGTCAGAGATGTGGTGAACAGAGCTGTTTCAGAGGCTGAAAAGGAGTGGAAAAGAGTGAGTTACAGAGTAAAAAGGGATGTCTAATTGGTGATCTGGTAAAGAGTTTTTCCCTTCAAAAGACGAAAACGTTTTTAAGATTTCATTTCCACCCTCACAGATGAGCGAGGAGAAACTGAAGTGGGCCCTAAAAGAAGCTCAGGATCAGCATGCAAGAGAAATCCGCAAAGTTCAAAGTAAGCAGTTTACTCCTCAGAGAGAGCTGCTCAGCTCATGGAACGCTCCTCCAGAACATAACCCGTTTATCCTGCAGGCTCTTCATCCCAGAGGAAGGAGCAGCTGCGCTGCAGCAGAGACTGCTCGGAGGCGCTGAGCAAACTGCAGAAGAAGaaccaggagctgcagagaCATTTAGAGAAAGCCTGCCGCCAACTTCAGCATAGCATCCGGGAACACAAAAGATCCATGCAGCATCTAAAAGGCAGGTCATTTCCAAACATTCTAACATTTTTATGAGCTTTATTGTAATTATTTCTGACTGGTTCATTTTCAGATGAGCATGAAAGAAAACTACAGACGATGTCTTCAGATCATCTGCAACAACTAGAGGAAGTGAAGAGAGTCGCAGAAACGTCTGGGTTTGTACTCTTTTCTCAATGTTTCTCActtaaaatcaaacatttgccTGTTTCCTGTGTGAACTAaatatcctaagtttgatacgtctttgtatgaatgtaaaaCTGTTGATCGTTTTGTTTTgcgcattattcttgctttgattgcttaaagtaaaccatttcaaatcaaatcaaaaatatacTATATAGCACAGTaactaattctttttttaactttgagcTTTTAGGTATGGTACTTTAATTGCACTACTACATCGTTGTTCAGaacctttatttatgtttattttagcatttaatttcattttttgttggcAGATCTTAACATTCAGTTGTGTGCATTTatgtagaaaaaacaaagacaaactttttGTAACATTCATATTCTTAATTCTATTCTGGGAGATTTAAAGTGAATTATAAACGtaatatgcatttatttttttaaaccatttttagacagattttctttcataTAAATCTttagatatttttcttttcagcagAAGTTCTGACCAACAGAGTCTTCATCAAGGCCTGGAGGAGATGAAGCAGCAGTATCTGACCACCGTAGAGAAGATCAGAGGTTTGTTTCATTCGTTCTCTTTGCATTATGTCATCCAGAGGGTCTCCACTCACCAAAGTTATCCTTTAAATTCtttcctcttccttttttttctgtcaggagACATGTTGCGTTACCTCCAGGAGAGCCGGGAGCGTGCAGCAGAGATGATCCGTACTGAGGTGCAGCGGGAGAGGCAGAACACAGCCAGAAAGATGCGGCACTATTATCTGACCTGTCTGCAGGAGTTACTGGAGGACGGGGGGAAGACGACAGGGCAAGACACTATAATTGCCCTGAACCTGTTTGCTGGCCTCGCTCCGGCTCCTCGGGCTAATTACATCGATCCTCCTGttctctgcagagctgaaaAGAAAATCATGAATGCTGCAAGCAAGCTGGCGGCTATGGCTAAAGTGCTAGAAACTCCAATCAGAGCTAAATCGGTAAAGAAGCCTGGTTCATCAGGTGAGTTCTGCAGCACCAAACCAGCatctttttccttcaaaatattTCATGAGGTCTGATTTTGTTTCGTGGTGTTGGCAGCTGTGTCCACCGCCATCTCTGGCAGCCAGCCGAGCAGAAGCGCAGCTTTCAAGAAGAACCCGTCGGCAGTACCGGAGCGTCCAGAGACGGGTCCAGAAGGAAGATCTCACGAGGGGAAGACTTCTGCTGATTCAAGGCAGAAAGCTAGTGCTCCAGTGAAGACTCAAGTTTTTAGCTTCCAGGAGGGCCCtgcatgtgaccaaggcttGGAATCCAGACTGCCTCGCACAAATCCATCATCTCCACCCAAAGCAGCTACTCAGTTCCACGTAGA encodes:
- the cep152 gene encoding centrosomal protein of 152 kDa isoform X2; the encoded protein is MRGSFQTGRVHRPWPTSKFCSMSIDFDSAALQTQHDDEEYDQEDYAREQELHQLLTDLPDDMLEDSVDSSSPELECSTYSNKNAANSPRAQWNQQWSDHTHTQNFEDDYDGSSHGDYAYKDGVADINGHHSQNQPLPHTWTQEHQFGPEDYEYTNRCTENEDFPIHFEPQSAPERTENHMEYNGVEDYTDEHNSRNLFQQEDQRLNQYKVGYNPQHPAHLPKMLNSQSAQQEGPYDQLQRQLLDKTQQNADQEQISQLQILNKAQQRQIEDMERKLEDSRRSLRYLEHQFAIVKDEKDGLAVSLKESSRLVEQAKDREAQMQKKLTAVEQQLQTLNERDQENVKKLGMADAAVDSMKQQMLELCRTDTLSRVREQHDRDITVLKEQHNAALLALQQNLDSASRALSEQIDAGQRLREQVKQLERQREDEQVERAGVVNSLTQRLEESQQQCARLLQTNSVQEMKQMEIKLQQAQSSKALSENMNKALQEDMADLKEQITLYESAVKHGVVALDLSSEWDHHLSESCLDLGFKKAKRKNGILHSVVAQQADSKLPKDEALRLLRAEMQRCLGCLKGKRQKIGQLQEELQQRQAQVNQLQTELEEAKLNSAGKESQMKTMRTPDTQDLIKLQEEKRCLQEQLELLEKQNKELKLSEEKVKCANTELCTKMRQMIQELDQEKQEAAERSERINQQYRDDVVNRLRTELVQEHEAQVEELTALHQQQVQQLQKQLSEINDKMLAVQECYISVCREKSLLEDTISNTQKEKETEIQQLVDSRVALVEAEWKAKHHEIEKAWTKKLKDSKDQQREAAEVACQTDETEVNGVTSSAEVLDSRLTAQRQQLQLEADRVQRQAVEDARKHVQRELQKKHLQDMAKQVEGAVTRAYNRWIEDLPSLPEYKARLQAEKEKWEMSQEKLRKQRLSQALKDTEEQGHRDQPEQHSSGAKRVEELQEEMGVLKSQLEDAATEHAALLKAELAAARAAWNRDKQQEISIIQACSEQACQSKLQEQSTRMEQALQQAREDAELQKKELLLQMEARLEQTLRAREEEWRCQLSERKTLQQMRAEFLAELQSGLAEVHNRLFETTKTDREETDSRTSGSTSEATITCIIEASVRDVVNRAVSEAEKEWKRMSEEKLKWALKEAQDQHAREIRKVQSSSSQRKEQLRCSRDCSEALSKLQKKNQELQRHLEKACRQLQHSIREHKRSMQHLKDEHERKLQTMSSDHLQQLEEVKRVAETSGSSDQQSLHQGLEEMKQQYLTTVEKIRGDMLRYLQESRERAAEMIRTEVQRERQNTARKMRHYYLTCLQELLEDGGKTTGAEKKIMNAASKLAAMAKVLETPIRAKSVKKPGSSAVSTAISGSQPSRSAAFKKNPSAVPERPETGPEGRSHEGKTSADSRQKASAPVKTQVFSFQEGPACDQGLESRLPRTNPSSPPKAATQFHVDFVNLSVSGRNLELYLQGGEPSKADASPEPASRWKPFLVQEPPVREQKPTDWTATSCAVNLPRLSDFGRVEPVKPFSVSTVREAGELDSLTSDTPHLTFYEEMPRKPETFTPAKKSAHREPTPGSECGANRSGPLFSELRRRQQDSGFDSPFYQKGGAKDGQV
- the cep152 gene encoding centrosomal protein of 152 kDa isoform X3; amino-acid sequence: MRGSFQTGRVHRPWPTSKFCSMSIDFDSAALQTQHDDEEYDQEDYAREQELHQLLTDLPDDMLEDSVDSSSPELECSTYSNKNAANSPRAQWNQQWSDHTHTQNFEDDYDGSSHGDYAYKDGVADINGHHSQNQPLPHTWTQEHQFGPEDYEYTNRCTENEDFPIHFEPQSAPERTENHMEYNGVEDYTDEHNSRNLFQEDQRLNQYKVGYNPQHPAHLPKMLNSQSAQQEGPYDQLQRQLLDKTQQNADQEQISQLQILNKAQQRQIEDMERKLEDSRRSLRYLEHQFAIVKDEKDGLAVSLKESSRLVEQAKDREAQMQKKLTAVEQQLQTLNERDQENVKKLGMADAAVDSMKQQMLELCRTDTLSRVREQHDRDITVLKEQHNAALLALQQNLDSASRALSEQIDAGQRLREQVKQLERQREDEQVERAGVVNSLTQRLEESQQQCARLLQTNSVQEMKQMEIKLQQAQSSKALSENMNKALQEDMADLKEQITLYESAVKHGVVALDLSSEWDHHLSESCLDLGFKKAKRKNGILHSVVAQQADSKLPKDEALRLLRAEMQRCLGCLKGKRQKIGQLQEELQQRQAQVNQLQTELEEAKLNSAGKESQMKTMRTPDTQDLIKLQEEKRCLQEQLELLEKQNKELKLSEEKVKCANTELCTKMRQMIQELDQEKQEAAERSERINQQYRDDVVNRLRTELVQEHEAQVEELTALHQQQVQQLQKQLSEINDKMLAVQECYISVCREKSLLEDTISNTQKEKETEIQQLVDSRVALVEAEWKAKHHEIEKAWTKKLKDSKDQQREAAEVACQTDETEVNGVTSSAEVLDSRLTAQRQQLQLEADRVQRQAVEDARKHVQRELQKKHLQDMAKQVEGAVTRAYNRWIEDLPSLPEYKARLQAEKEKWEMSQEKLRKQRLSQALKDTEEQGHRDQPEQHSSGAKRVEELQEEMGVLKSQLEDAATEHAALLKAELAAARAAWNRDKQQEISIIQACSEQACQSKLQEQSTRMEQALQQAREDAELQKKELLLQMEARLEQTLRAREEEWRCQLSERKTLQQMRAEFLAELQSGLAEVHNRLFETTKTDREETDSRTSGSTSEATITCIIEASVRDVVNRAVSEAEKEWKRMSEEKLKWALKEAQDQHAREIRKVQSSSSQRKEQLRCSRDCSEALSKLQKKNQELQRHLEKACRQLQHSIREHKRSMQHLKDEHERKLQTMSSDHLQQLEEVKRVAETSGRSSDQQSLHQGLEEMKQQYLTTVEKIRGDMLRYLQESRERAAEMIRTEVQRERQNTARKMRHYYLTCLQELLEDGGKTTGAEKKIMNAASKLAAMAKVLETPIRAKSVKKPGSSAVSTAISGSQPSRSAAFKKNPSAVPERPETGPEGRSHEGKTSADSRQKASAPVKTQVFSFQEGPACDQGLESRLPRTNPSSPPKAATQFHVDFVNLSVSGRNLELYLQGGEPSKADASPEPASRWKPFLVQEPPVREQKPTDWTATSCAVNLPRLSDFGRVEPVKPFSVSTVREAGELDSLTSDTPHLTFYEEMPRKPETFTPAKKSAHREPTPGSECGANRSGPLFSELRRRQQDSGFDSPFYQKGGAKDGQV
- the cep152 gene encoding centrosomal protein of 152 kDa isoform X1; translation: MRGSFQTGRVHRPWPTSKFCSMSIDFDSAALQTQHDDEEYDQEDYAREQELHQLLTDLPDDMLEDSVDSSSPELECSTYSNKNAANSPRAQWNQQWSDHTHTQNFEDDYDGSSHGDYAYKDGVADINGHHSQNQPLPHTWTQEHQFGPEDYEYTNRCTENEDFPIHFEPQSAPERTENHMEYNGVEDYTDEHNSRNLFQQEDQRLNQYKVGYNPQHPAHLPKMLNSQSAQQEGPYDQLQRQLLDKTQQNADQEQISQLQILNKAQQRQIEDMERKLEDSRRSLRYLEHQFAIVKDEKDGLAVSLKESSRLVEQAKDREAQMQKKLTAVEQQLQTLNERDQENVKKLGMADAAVDSMKQQMLELCRTDTLSRVREQHDRDITVLKEQHNAALLALQQNLDSASRALSEQIDAGQRLREQVKQLERQREDEQVERAGVVNSLTQRLEESQQQCARLLQTNSVQEMKQMEIKLQQAQSSKALSENMNKALQEDMADLKEQITLYESAVKHGVVALDLSSEWDHHLSESCLDLGFKKAKRKNGILHSVVAQQADSKLPKDEALRLLRAEMQRCLGCLKGKRQKIGQLQEELQQRQAQVNQLQTELEEAKLNSAGKESQMKTMRTPDTQDLIKLQEEKRCLQEQLELLEKQNKELKLSEEKVKCANTELCTKMRQMIQELDQEKQEAAERSERINQQYRDDVVNRLRTELVQEHEAQVEELTALHQQQVQQLQKQLSEINDKMLAVQECYISVCREKSLLEDTISNTQKEKETEIQQLVDSRVALVEAEWKAKHHEIEKAWTKKLKDSKDQQREAAEVACQTDETEVNGVTSSAEVLDSRLTAQRQQLQLEADRVQRQAVEDARKHVQRELQKKHLQDMAKQVEGAVTRAYNRWIEDLPSLPEYKARLQAEKEKWEMSQEKLRKQRLSQALKDTEEQGHRDQPEQHSSGAKRVEELQEEMGVLKSQLEDAATEHAALLKAELAAARAAWNRDKQQEISIIQACSEQACQSKLQEQSTRMEQALQQAREDAELQKKELLLQMEARLEQTLRAREEEWRCQLSERKTLQQMRAEFLAELQSGLAEVHNRLFETTKTDREETDSRTSGSTSEATITCIIEASVRDVVNRAVSEAEKEWKRMSEEKLKWALKEAQDQHAREIRKVQSSSSQRKEQLRCSRDCSEALSKLQKKNQELQRHLEKACRQLQHSIREHKRSMQHLKDEHERKLQTMSSDHLQQLEEVKRVAETSGRSSDQQSLHQGLEEMKQQYLTTVEKIRGDMLRYLQESRERAAEMIRTEVQRERQNTARKMRHYYLTCLQELLEDGGKTTGAEKKIMNAASKLAAMAKVLETPIRAKSVKKPGSSAVSTAISGSQPSRSAAFKKNPSAVPERPETGPEGRSHEGKTSADSRQKASAPVKTQVFSFQEGPACDQGLESRLPRTNPSSPPKAATQFHVDFVNLSVSGRNLELYLQGGEPSKADASPEPASRWKPFLVQEPPVREQKPTDWTATSCAVNLPRLSDFGRVEPVKPFSVSTVREAGELDSLTSDTPHLTFYEEMPRKPETFTPAKKSAHREPTPGSECGANRSGPLFSELRRRQQDSGFDSPFYQKGGAKDGQV